The window TTCTGCGTTCTCATCCGAACTGCCAATGATAAGTGTGTAGCCTAATTGTAAGGCCTTATCTTCCAGGTTTCTTGCCATATGAGAGTAGAAATCATTGGAAATGTCTGCTACGATAAGTCCTAAAAGCTTTGTTGTATTAGTTTTAAGGCTTTTCGCAATCTTATTGGGAGTGTAGTTAATCGTTTCAGCAATTTCAAAAATTTTTTTCCGGGTCTCTTCGCTGATGCGCTGTCCTTCCTTTCTGTTGAGAACATAGGATACTGTGGCAACGGAAACTCCTGCCAGCTTAGCAATATCTTTAATAGATGACCTTTTCATTTTATTTTAAAAAGCAAAAATATTTCATAAAATAGTAAAAAAACAATAGTGCAATTTATTGGGTAGTTAAAGAAAATAATGTAATTTGGCGGCTTTTTTTCATTTTAATTAACACGTTGGTTTTTAGTTGTTTATATTTCTTAATTTGACGCTATATTAATTGTTTGTTAAATTATCTTGCCGTAATTATTAATTTTGGTTAAACGTTTATTCAAAGAACTTGTAAAATTTTTTATCATTTTATTTTCTGGTGGGTCAAATAAAACTGAAACTAAAATCTTTAACGCATAAAACCGTTCCGCTCTTGGTTTTAAGAATTACAGATTCTCACAGAAATATTCATGCTTAGAGAACAAAAGTTTAATCTGAGCGTAAACATTGGTATCATAGTATGAATTGATTGAACTATTTTCCATTTTATATAAAAAAAATTTAACAGGCAATAAGTACTGTTACGGGTTTCCGTAAATTATCACATGAAGAATATTTCATTTTTGTAAAAAATTATGAATGAAAAAATCTTATCGCTATTTGCACGCCTTTCATGTCTGGAAAAGATAAACGAAAAGGCATCAAGAATATCCAATTGCCTGATTATAGAGAGATAAGGACTTTTAATAGCTTATCATCTGTACACAGTTTTAATTTTTTTTCTTACATAAGAATCCAAATACTTAATTATCTCGTAAATAGTTTTAAGATCTTTTATTATAAAAACTAATGCAATTATAAAACATGAAAACAGTGAATTGTATGGTTCCTTTTTTATTAGCCGGATTTTCCATTATAAAGGCTCAGATCGGAATCGGAACAGCGTCTCCCAATGCCAATGCCATGATGGAAGTAACCAGTACGAATAAAGGAGTATTGCTGCCTAGAGTGGCTCTTGTTTCTACCAATAATGCTTCGCCGCTTTCAGCGCATGTTGCCGGAATAACAGTCTACAATACAGCAATAAATACTTCAGTGGCCTCCAATCCCGTATATCCGGGGCCCTATTATAATGATGGCACCCAATGGCTGAGAAAATCTACGTGGAATGATGTAAGAACGGTTACGGGCGGAAGCATAAGTGACCCCATTTCGCTGATTACAGCAGATGTTACAGCAGAAACCGCGTTAAGTACCATTCTGAGTACTGTTTCTTTTACATTAGACAGACCTTCAACTGTGGAGTTCAGTGCGAATGTCTCTACCCGATATACTGCATCCGGAAGCAATACGACTCCATTATCAGATGGATCAGTAAAATTATGTACAATTAACTTTCAGTTTACCACAGCTCCTGCGGGAGTATCTACAACAGCTTTTTTTGGAGATCATTCCGCCTCATATGTCAACTCACTTTCCAACGCAGGAACAACAATCGGAGATGTTTATCTGAATCCATACGGAGTAGTTACCCTGCCTGTAGGCAGCTATGTTTTGAATTTAAGGGGGTCTGTTTTAAGCGGTACTGCTTTCAGAATTGGATACGGTGGGGGAACCCGCGATATGATCATGATCAAAGCAACTCCATTACAATAATCCGAATACCTTTATATTTTCAACATCTCTAAAAATCAAATTATGAAAAAAAACAAATATACCAGCCTGATATTCACGGTTTTTTATTTGCTTACAAATGCACAGGTTGGGGTAGGAGTATCAAATCCCAATGCCAATGCACAGCTGGATATCACAAGTACCAATAAAGGTTTTTTGATGCCTAGAGTAGCATTGACAGCAACTAATAGTCCGCTACCCCTTACCAGCCATGTAGCGGGAATGACCGTTTACAATACCGCCACCAATACATCTGTTGCAGCCAATCCCGTATATCCCGGTGAATATTATAATGATGGAACACAATGGCAGAGGCATTCGTCTTTAAGTGATGTAAAAATGATAGCAGGAGGTACCATTGCTGATTTGCTCTCATCCATTCCTGTTGATGTTTCGGCTGGCAGTACTGTCAATACAACTTTAACAACCTTTTCTTTTACTCTGGACAGACCTTCCAGTGTAGAATTCGGAGGAAATATTTCTATGTCCATTACGGCAAATGGTGACAGCAATACTCCAATAGGAGATTCGGCTGTAAAATTAGTTACTTTAAATTTCATCTTTACTTCCGCTCCCAGCGGGATAGCTGTCAATACACCATTTGGAGACAGTACAATGACTTATATGAACGCCACAACAGCCAACATCACCACCATTACAGGCAATCTTTACACAGCCCCTCATGCAGTACTTCAATTACCGGCGGGAAATTATGTTGTTAATCTCAATGGATCAGCATCTGGTGCAACTGCCTTTAGAGTCATTTATGGAAGCGGTATTCGTGATCTTGCCCAGATTAAAGCCACGCCCACAAAATAAACGGCAATATGCATAATATCTATTGATTAAAAACAGGACTAATGAAAAATTTGTTACATACATTAATTATTTTTTTGGGATTTTCATCTCCGATAGCAGCACAGGTGGGGATAGGCCTTGCTTCGCCTAACAGCAATGCAATGCTGGATATAAGCAGTGCCAATAAAGGCCTGTTACTTCCCAGAGTAGCGCTTACTGCAACCAATAATCCATCACCTCTTTCCGCGCATGTTGCAGGAATGACCGTATACAATACCGCAACGAATACATCTGTTGCAGCCAATCCCGTTTATCCCGGAGAATATTATAATGACGGAAGTCTTTGGCAGAGAAAGACAGCCTGGTCTGAAAAAGCAATGATTTCAGGAGGTACAATAAACGGAGATGCTCTTACCGCAACAATTTTAGAGGTTCCGGCAGCGACTACATCCGGATCTATATCCACTATAACTTTGACGACCTTGTCATTTACACTCAATAAACCGTCATTAGTAGAATTTAATTCCAATATTTCTGTAGTTTTTACCAACTCAGGGATTGCTCAGGGATCTGCCGGAGCTGGCATAACAGATAATGTGGTAAAATTATGTACCCTCTATTATTCTTTTACTGCCGCCCCTGCGGGTATCCCTACCAATAGCGTATTTGGATTATCTTCACTTACTTATATCAATAGCTTTGCAACGTACGTTGCAACAGGTAATTTTTATCTTGTTCCCCGTTCTACTTTAACTTTACCTGCGGGAAATTATACCCTTACAGTAAACGGTGCCGGTGCAAGCGGAACTGCTTTCAGGCTGACATTTGGCTCAGGTAACCGTGACGCTATTAATATAAGGACAACTCCTATCAAATAGATAGGTCGTAAATTCTACAAAATTTAATTTTGTAGAATTTTTTTTATTATTACTGTGGTAGCTTTTCAATTCCCGGAATTCCAACAGAATATACTAGATTTGGGGAAAATAAAAAATATGGAATTTTCACCTTTTAATCCTGTAATCAAGCTTTGTCTGCAAGGAATGAGTTTTGAAGAGAAAGGAAAGTCTGAAGAAGCAATTCGTCTTTTTTTACAAGCCTGGGAAGAAGCTTCAGATGATCATGAAAAGTTTCTGGCGGCTCATTATGTATCCCGTCACCAGAAAACAGTGGCCGATCGTCTAAAATGGCTTGAAACTTCTTTAGAATTTGCCTTAAAAGTAAATGATGATACCGTTAAAAGTGCTTTACCTGCTCTTTATCTGAATATTTCCAAATGCTACGAAGAATCAGGAGATATAGAAAATGCAAAAAAGAATGCTGAGTTATCATTGTTGCTTCAAAATCATCCGTCTGATAAAGGGCCATTTTATCACGGAACCAAAGCAGACCTTCAGGTTGAGGATCTTCTGACAGCGGGTGGGAATTCTAATTATAAATCAGGATTCAAAATGAACCACATTTATTTCACTGCTTTGCCCAATGGGGCAGGACTCGCTGCGGCACTGGCAAAAGGGGATGGAGCCGAGCGCGTATACGTAGTGGAACCTACAGGTAATTTTGAAAATGATCCCAATGTAACCGATAAGAAATTCCCCGGAAATCCTACCCGTTCTTACCGCTCTGAAAAGCCGTTAAAAATTATTGGAGAGATTAAAGAATGGAATAGGCCAACGTCTGAAGATCTTCAGAAGTTCAGGGAAAAGCTTGAAAACAGCAATGGTGAAATCATCAATTAATTCATAATAACGATTATTCGCCATTGATTCAGATCATAATTTGTTTGCAGCAATATCAGTAAATTGTTTCTGTAAAAAAGAAAAATATGAACTATAATGAAGCTGTAAAATATAAAAAAGAAGCCGTAGAAAAAGCGGATGATTCTGTTCTTGAAAATTATTATATTCTAATTGTCCCGGCAGATACTGATGAAAGTGCTAAATACATTGAAGAATATTCCAAACATCCGGATAAATTCAAGGATGAGAGCTGTAAAAAATATTGTTCCAACGAAGAATATCTGGTTGTGAGTTTCAAGAAGGACTCCGTGTAACTCCATATGAAATAATACATACAATTAGAATATCATGGTAAGGGAATCCGTAATTTGAATAGGTTTATGACTATACTCATAAATGGCAGAATGAATGTTTCCTACTTTTAGGATAAGTTTTTCATTCATCCAATAGTTTTTAGCCTCCTGTCTGGGGGGCTTTTCTTTTGGATTATTTTTCACACATATTTTAAAGAAGATTTTTTGTTATAATAAAAACAGCCACAATAGAAATCTTGTGGCTGCCTTTTTGAAATCATTATCGACTATTATAAAGATCTGGAGCGGGCAATATTAATAAGATACACAAGGTGTGCATACATGCTTCGCTTTACAGACTCTACTTTTATATCTCCGGTGGTCTGGTTAATGGTGGTTACTAGATCTGTATTGCATTGGCCGGCAAAGTTTCCACTTCCTAAATAATTGGCTGTATTGGCACTGGGATAAGAAATCCTCGGGTAATCCGGTGCTGTCTGATTGGCAACTGGTGCAGTGCCGGCAAATCCCTTATTATCAATATATCGGGCTGTCCAGGTTCCTAAAAACTGTCCGTTACCCGTATTAATAGTCTGTCCTACCACAATTTGAGTATCCACAGGATTACTGAATCCGGCACAGGAAGAATAATGATTAACAGAAACGGTACATGAAGATGCGTTATCAGTAGGTTGGAAGCATTTTCCTTCATAAACGGTAAATCTCTGCTCTGCAGAGGTCATGGAAGTGTTTAATAGTGCTTTCGGGGCAAAAATCTCTTCCGGGGAAATCAGGGTTAAAACTCCTTCTGCATCAGCTGCCACAATTTTTTTTTCTGCATTGGAAAGCGCTCTTACTCTTACCAGACCATTAACATCTAAGGTCTGAGTGGGGGAAGATGTATTAATCCCAACCTGTGCTGTTAAACTGCCGCCAATGGCAAGTGCTG of the Chryseobacterium aureum genome contains:
- the arr gene encoding NAD(+)--rifampin ADP-ribosyltransferase: MLLQNHPSDKGPFYHGTKADLQVEDLLTAGGNSNYKSGFKMNHIYFTALPNGAGLAAALAKGDGAERVYVVEPTGNFENDPNVTDKKFPGNPTRSYRSEKPLKIIGEIKEWNRPTSEDLQKFREKLENSNGEIIN